In Plutella xylostella chromosome 3, ilPluXylo3.1, whole genome shotgun sequence, the following proteins share a genomic window:
- the LOC125489291 gene encoding uncharacterized protein LOC125489291, with the protein MDTLKQSLADLSTHFSTSMAAFQEGLQNSQVTPSTERLAADFATFRTFILTALESLQQQVTLMAQQMDRQEMHSRRKMLLLHGVKEEKDEDTSAVVVKAIGDHLKAPASFSASDISRCHRKGRSGGDKPRTIIIKFKNVACRDQIWFGKTGLKGSGMILSEFLTKPRHDAFMAARQRVGVSRCWTRNGVVVVQSPDGKQHRVATLCELDKVCPATPPATRTAAPVPASPPVTRDAKAVAASIARPKRAGTAKK; encoded by the coding sequence ATGGACACACTCAAACAGTCATTGGCCGACCTCAGCACTCACTTCAGCACCAGTATGGCAGCGTTTCAAGAGGGCTTGCAGAATTCCCAGGTGACGCCTTCCACAGAAAGACTCGCAGCTGACTTTGCCACATTCAGAACTTTCATATTGACGGCTCTAGAGAGTCTGCAGCAGCAGGTGACTCTGATGGCACAACAAATGGACCGGCAAGAGATGCATAGCCGTCGCAAAATGCTCCTGCTCCATGGTGTCAAGGAAGAGAAGGATGAGGACACATCTGCTGTGGTCGTAAAGGCCATAGGTGACCACTTAAAGGCGCCTGCTTCTTTTAGCGCCAGTGACATTTCACGGTGTCACCGCAAGGGTCGCTCAGGAGGTGATAAGCCAAGGACAATCATTATAAAATTCAAGAACGTAGCCTGCAGGGACCAGATCTGGTTTGGGAAGACGGGTTTGAAGGGCAGTGGCATGATCCTGTCAGAGTTTCTAACCAAACCCCGGCATGATGCTTTCATGGCTGCAAGACAGCGCGTCGGCGTCTCCAGGTGCTGGACGAGGAATGGAGTTGTGGTTGTGCAGAGCCCTGACGGCAAACAACATCGAGTTGCTACACTGTGCGAGCTCGATAAAGTGTGCCCCGCAACGCCGCCGGCGACCAGAACTGCAGCTCCTGTCCCCGCATCTCCACCAGTCACTCGTGATGCAAAGGCTGTTGCAGCCTCCATAGCAAGGCCAAAACGAGCTGGCACGGCCAAGAAGTAG